In one window of Methanophagales archaeon DNA:
- a CDS encoding CoA-binding protein yields MSEYVSVMDDLISEFLRKENVFAVVGVSRNPAKYGHQVYKDLKEAGYTVYPVNPNIDEVLGDKCYHSLRELPMKPDVVDTVVPPAVTEKTVEECKELGIERVWMQPGSESKRAIRFCEENNIKVVHDVCVMIKRRER; encoded by the coding sequence ATGAGTGAATACGTGAGCGTGATGGACGACCTGATATCAGAGTTTTTAAGGAAAGAGAATGTCTTTGCGGTCGTTGGTGTATCGCGGAATCCAGCAAAATATGGGCATCAGGTATATAAAGACCTGAAGGAGGCGGGCTATACGGTATATCCGGTGAACCCAAATATTGATGAGGTGCTCGGTGATAAATGCTACCACTCGCTGCGTGAACTGCCCATGAAACCCGATGTGGTTGATACCGTAGTACCACCTGCGGTGACCGAGAAGACAGTCGAGGAATGCAAAGAGCTGGGAATAGAACGAGTATGGATGCAGCCTGGATCCGAATCCAAACGCGCAATACGCTTCTGCGAGGAGAATAACATAAAGGTGGTGCATGACGTATGCGTGATGATAAAGAGGCGAGAGAGGTGA